In a single window of the Bacteroidales bacterium genome:
- a CDS encoding AMP-binding protein — protein sequence MANFKIPLTFPALFSNSVQKFPDNNALSFVDKSPITYKQMNQRIYALIAYLEDLNVKQGDKIAILSTNMPNWGIAYFAITFMGAVAVPLLPDFNTDEIEKFISHSETRMLFVSENLRYKLKGIEDELPKDIIIIDDFSYADSGNQNVRFDIESKPEKNYTVEESTLAAIIYTSGTTGNPKGVMLTHKNICFDAIKSRIIQPVNENDRFLSVLPLSHTYENTLGLILSMISGACTYYLSKPPTPAILLPALQMVRPTIMLTVPLIIEKIFRNSILPKFTKGKLISYLYSLPFFRKILHLLAGKKLMKTFGGEIKFFGIGGAKLDKTIERFLIEARFPYAIGYGLTETSPLLAGANPKFTRLQSTGPAMEGVELKIANPDKITGEGEIWARGANIMMGYYKDMEQTRKVLDESGWFKTGDLGMFDKNNFLYIKGRLKNMIVMNNGENVYPEEIETVINNFNYVSDSLVVEEKGKLVALVYFNKEEIEKKYQHIKTEVSAYVEHKIEELKIELKEYINKRVNKFSRIHLVIARPDPFKKTATQKIKRFLYSKNK from the coding sequence ATGGCGAACTTTAAAATTCCATTGACTTTTCCTGCCTTATTTTCCAATTCGGTTCAGAAGTTTCCTGATAATAACGCGCTCTCATTTGTTGATAAAAGCCCTATTACATACAAACAAATGAATCAAAGGATTTATGCACTCATTGCATATCTCGAGGATTTAAATGTAAAACAGGGTGATAAAATTGCCATACTCAGCACCAACATGCCTAACTGGGGGATTGCATATTTTGCAATTACTTTCATGGGTGCTGTAGCTGTCCCTTTATTGCCGGATTTTAATACAGATGAAATTGAAAAATTCATTAGCCATTCTGAGACCAGGATGTTATTTGTTTCTGAGAATCTTAGATATAAACTTAAAGGTATAGAAGATGAACTGCCCAAGGATATTATTATTATAGATGATTTTTCGTATGCGGATTCCGGCAATCAAAATGTACGTTTTGACATCGAATCAAAACCGGAAAAGAACTATACTGTTGAAGAGAGCACCCTTGCCGCAATCATATACACATCAGGGACCACAGGGAATCCAAAGGGTGTGATGCTCACACACAAAAATATTTGCTTTGACGCAATAAAATCAAGGATTATTCAACCTGTAAATGAAAACGACCGTTTTCTTTCAGTGCTTCCTCTTTCACATACTTACGAAAACACCCTCGGGTTGATATTGTCAATGATCAGCGGAGCCTGTACATATTATCTTTCCAAACCTCCGACACCGGCCATATTGCTACCCGCACTGCAAATGGTCAGGCCTACCATTATGCTGACTGTTCCTTTAATTATTGAAAAAATATTCAGGAATTCTATACTTCCGAAATTCACCAAGGGGAAGTTGATCAGCTATTTATATTCATTGCCGTTTTTCAGAAAGATACTTCATTTGTTGGCAGGAAAAAAACTGATGAAGACATTTGGCGGGGAAATAAAATTTTTTGGAATTGGGGGCGCTAAGCTTGATAAAACTATTGAACGCTTCCTGATAGAAGCACGTTTCCCTTATGCCATTGGTTACGGGTTAACTGAAACTTCTCCGCTGCTTGCAGGAGCAAACCCAAAATTTACCCGGTTGCAATCAACAGGGCCGGCCATGGAAGGTGTTGAATTGAAAATTGCAAACCCTGATAAAATTACCGGTGAGGGCGAAATATGGGCAAGAGGTGCAAATATTATGATGGGATACTATAAAGATATGGAACAAACAAGAAAGGTACTTGATGAAAGCGGATGGTTCAAAACAGGAGACCTTGGGATGTTTGATAAAAATAACTTCCTTTACATTAAAGGCAGGCTGAAGAATATGATTGTAATGAACAACGGAGAAAATGTGTATCCTGAGGAGATAGAGACTGTGATTAATAATTTTAATTATGTGAGCGATTCTTTAGTAGTTGAAGAAAAAGGGAAACTCGTAGCGTTGGTATATTTTAACAAAGAAGAGATTGAAAAAAAATATCAGCACATTAAAACTGAGGTGTCTGCATACGTGGAACATAAAATTGAAGAATTAAAAATCGAGCTAAAAGAATATATCAACAAACGGGTCAATAAATTTTCACGAATTCATTTGGTAATCGCCCGGCCTGACCCTTTCAAAAAAACAGCAACACAAAAAATCAAACGATTTTTGTATTCAAAAAACAAATAA
- the dnaA gene encoding chromosomal replication initiator protein DnaA: MKRDHNDVWNRCLNIIKDNIPYQSFKTWFEPIVPVRLIDGTLTIQVPSQFFYEWLEEHYIDLLKKTIVKELGTEGQLEYSIVMENSYGNTSPLTIKAPTVNRRALKNPSMAMPIDLNKGNSKDIPNPFMIPGLKKIQVHPQLNENYSFDNFVEGDCNRLARSAGYAVANNPGKTAFNPLLLYCNTGLGKTHLSHAIGIQIKNNFPDKIVLYVQCEQFISQFIDAVRNNNQNDFMNFYQMLDVLIIDDIQFISGKEATQNAFFHIFNHLHQRGCQIVIASDKAPIDMKGIEPRLLSRFKWGLSADLQLPDLETRIAIVEKKLYNNGIEMPRDVVEYLAYNITTNIRELEGAYVSLLAQSSLNKKAITIDLAKQIIDKFIRTNSREISIDFIQKIVCDYFGINIDLLNSKTRKREIVQARQLSMFFAKKLTKASLASIGLHCGKKDHATVLHACRTVNNLIETDKQFKLYVDDLEKKIKL; this comes from the coding sequence ATGAAACGGGACCATAATGATGTTTGGAACAGATGTCTTAACATAATAAAGGATAATATTCCATATCAAAGTTTTAAAACCTGGTTTGAACCTATAGTACCCGTTAGGCTAATTGATGGTACATTGACAATACAGGTTCCGAGCCAGTTCTTTTATGAATGGCTGGAAGAACATTATATTGACTTGCTGAAGAAAACCATTGTAAAAGAACTTGGAACTGAAGGGCAGTTGGAATACAGCATTGTGATGGAAAACAGTTACGGCAACACATCACCGCTAACTATCAAAGCACCCACGGTAAACCGCAGGGCGTTGAAAAACCCGAGCATGGCAATGCCTATTGACCTTAACAAAGGCAACTCCAAAGACATTCCCAATCCCTTTATGATACCCGGCCTCAAAAAAATCCAGGTACATCCTCAGCTCAATGAAAATTATTCTTTTGATAATTTTGTTGAAGGAGATTGCAACCGCCTCGCGAGGTCAGCAGGATATGCAGTTGCGAACAACCCCGGGAAAACGGCTTTCAATCCATTGTTGCTGTATTGCAACACCGGCCTTGGGAAAACACACCTTTCACATGCCATCGGCATACAGATAAAAAACAATTTTCCTGATAAAATTGTTTTGTACGTTCAATGCGAACAATTTATCAGCCAGTTTATAGATGCTGTAAGAAACAACAATCAGAACGACTTTATGAATTTTTATCAGATGTTAGATGTTCTGATTATTGATGACATACAATTTATCTCAGGAAAGGAAGCAACACAAAATGCCTTTTTCCACATTTTCAACCACCTGCATCAGCGTGGATGCCAAATTGTAATTGCTTCTGACAAAGCACCCATTGACATGAAAGGCATTGAACCGCGGCTTCTCTCACGTTTTAAATGGGGACTTTCTGCCGACCTGCAGTTGCCTGACCTTGAAACACGCATCGCCATTGTTGAAAAGAAACTTTATAATAACGGCATTGAAATGCCCCGCGACGTTGTGGAATACTTGGCTTATAACATCACAACGAATATACGCGAACTCGAAGGCGCTTATGTTTCATTGCTTGCGCAGTCGTCGCTCAATAAGAAAGCCATTACCATTGACCTGGCGAAACAAATCATTGACAAATTCATCCGCACCAATTCACGCGAGATATCCATAGATTTTATTCAGAAAATTGTCTGCGATTATTTCGGCATTAATATTGACCTGCTGAATTCCAAAACCCGCAAACGCGAGATTGTTCAGGCAAGACAGCTTTCGATGTTTTTTGCCAAGAAACTTACTAAAGCGTCACTGGCATCCATCGGTCTGCACTGCGGCAAAAAAGACCATGCCACTGTGCTACACGCCTGCCGTACAGTCAACAACCTGATTGAAACCGACAAGCAGTTTAAACTTTACGTGGACGACTTGGAAAAGAAAATTAAATTGTAA
- a CDS encoding metallophosphatase, giving the protein MNNKNTHILYLTLTALLCFMLLFPVNSQTQNKKKVYKLTILYTNDTHSRIESYPSNDARYANMGGYARRASMIKKIRSEEPNVLVFDAGDVFQGTPYFNYFGGELEFKLMSMMGYTAMNIGNHDFDAGLEGLLKQLPYATFDIISSNYDFSETILKDKIPAYKIYDIVGIKVGVFGLGVKLEGLVNASNYGKTRYIDPIEKAAEMAYMLKKQKKCDLVVCLSHLGHSYDDAQISDLSLAKQSKNIDIIIGGHTHTLLDPSKSIKNSDFENVIIAQTGNNGVRLGRIDLYFADKAGVKYCYAQSIKNF; this is encoded by the coding sequence ATGAATAATAAAAACACACATATTCTTTATCTGACGCTGACAGCTTTGTTATGTTTTATGCTGTTATTTCCTGTCAACTCACAAACACAGAACAAAAAAAAAGTATACAAACTTACTATACTATATACAAATGACACTCATAGCAGGATAGAATCATATCCTTCCAATGATGCCAGGTATGCCAACATGGGTGGTTATGCACGCAGGGCAAGCATGATAAAAAAAATCCGCAGTGAAGAACCTAATGTACTTGTTTTTGATGCAGGTGATGTTTTTCAGGGAACACCATATTTTAATTATTTTGGCGGCGAACTGGAATTTAAGTTGATGAGCATGATGGGATATACAGCTATGAACATAGGAAATCATGATTTCGATGCAGGGCTTGAAGGCTTACTGAAACAATTACCGTATGCCACTTTTGACATTATTTCATCCAATTATGATTTTTCAGAAACAATTTTAAAAGATAAAATCCCCGCTTATAAAATTTATGATATCGTTGGAATAAAAGTTGGCGTTTTCGGCCTTGGTGTCAAACTTGAAGGGCTTGTCAATGCATCAAACTACGGGAAAACCCGTTACATAGACCCCATTGAGAAAGCAGCGGAAATGGCATACATGCTAAAAAAACAAAAAAAATGTGACCTCGTGGTTTGCTTGTCTCACCTGGGGCATTCATATGACGATGCCCAGATAAGCGACCTTAGCCTGGCGAAACAATCAAAAAATATTGATATCATTATTGGAGGCCATACTCATACACTGCTCGATCCATCAAAAAGCATAAAAAATTCAGATTTTGAAAATGTAATCATTGCTCAAACGGGAAATAATGGAGTCAGACTTGGCCGTATAGATTTGTATTTTGCTGATAAGGCGGGAGTTAAATATTGTTACGCACAGTCAATAAAAAATTTTTAA
- a CDS encoding 5'-nucleotidase C-terminal domain-containing protein, translating into MTNRFFISFSFIFILILSVSCSKHLHLLEESTQTSMIVLNSAIGEDSIVKTFIAPYTKQLERKMNEVVAFSDIALTKDEPESLLSNFVTDLVFHKGNQYFHKSFNLKADACLLNNGGFRTELPKGNITVGNIFELMPFDNEIYVAKLSGAKVKEMLDFIASKGGMPVAGISMGIKDNTASNVTIGGEKFDVSKEYYILTSDYLYNGGDNVRCFSDALESFPLNIRMRDIIIEYLKELTMEGKNIQAKLDKRIYYE; encoded by the coding sequence ATGACGAACAGGTTTTTTATTTCTTTTTCTTTCATTTTTATACTGATACTATCAGTATCCTGTTCAAAGCATTTGCACCTTCTTGAAGAAAGTACACAGACTTCAATGATTGTTTTAAACTCCGCTATTGGTGAAGACTCAATCGTCAAAACCTTTATTGCACCTTATACAAAGCAGCTCGAAAGAAAAATGAACGAAGTTGTTGCTTTCTCCGACATTGCCCTTACAAAAGATGAACCCGAAAGTTTGTTGAGTAATTTCGTAACAGACCTTGTATTTCATAAAGGAAATCAATACTTTCATAAGTCGTTTAATCTGAAAGCCGATGCGTGCTTACTGAACAACGGAGGTTTTCGTACGGAACTTCCAAAAGGGAATATTACCGTTGGCAACATCTTCGAACTGATGCCCTTTGATAATGAGATTTATGTTGCTAAACTCAGCGGAGCAAAAGTTAAAGAAATGCTTGATTTTATTGCCTCAAAAGGAGGTATGCCTGTAGCAGGTATTTCCATGGGCATAAAAGATAACACCGCATCCAATGTTACAATTGGAGGAGAAAAATTTGACGTAAGTAAAGAATACTATATTCTTACTTCCGATTACCTGTATAATGGCGGAGACAATGTCAGGTGTTTTTCAGACGCTTTAGAAAGTTTTCCACTTAATATCAGGATGCGCGATATTATCATTGAATACCTGAAGGAGTTGACCATGGAAGGAAAAAACATACAAGCAAAACTTGATAAGCGCATATATTATGAATAA
- a CDS encoding prolipoprotein diacylglyceryl transferase, with protein sequence MFPQFSDIINYFFGTNINIPIQSYGLMVAIAYLTGAYLIKLELKRKEKEGLLEIIHKKELKGAPPKITELILIGIAGFLIGHKFIGILFNYSEFADNPQEYLFSLRGNLIGAFAAAAIFVVIRYLSHKKQKLEEPLWVDIEIHPYQLSTNILIIAAISGLLGAKIFHHLENFREFLADPLGQFFSFMGLTFYGGLIIGSLVVIWYIRRYKISIPVFLDVAAPAIIISYGIGRIGCMLSGDGCWGIENLNPKPEWLSWLPEWMWAFRFPHNVINEGIVIDNCTAKYCSILENPVFPTSFYDTVLCTVIFILLWSLRKKIKIHGALFSLMIFLMGAQRFFMEKIRVNNKFNLVGIQITQAEIISAILIILSIICFWFFFRRNKKIRKNLFNN encoded by the coding sequence ATGTTTCCACAATTCAGTGATATAATAAATTATTTCTTTGGGACGAATATTAATATCCCCATACAAAGCTACGGGTTGATGGTTGCAATAGCATACCTAACTGGAGCCTACCTGATAAAGCTCGAACTGAAGAGAAAAGAAAAAGAAGGGCTACTTGAAATTATCCATAAAAAAGAACTGAAAGGCGCTCCTCCCAAAATTACGGAATTGATACTTATTGGCATTGCAGGTTTCCTTATAGGACATAAATTTATTGGGATACTTTTCAATTACAGCGAATTTGCCGACAATCCGCAGGAATATCTTTTTTCATTAAGGGGCAATCTTATCGGTGCTTTTGCCGCTGCTGCAATATTTGTTGTTATACGTTACCTTTCGCACAAAAAACAAAAACTTGAGGAACCCTTATGGGTTGATATTGAAATTCATCCTTACCAGCTTTCGACAAACATTCTGATAATTGCAGCCATATCGGGATTGCTGGGGGCAAAAATTTTTCACCACCTTGAAAATTTTCGTGAGTTTCTTGCCGACCCTCTCGGACAGTTTTTTTCTTTCATGGGGCTTACTTTTTACGGCGGACTAATCATAGGTTCACTTGTCGTCATCTGGTACATCCGCAGATACAAAATTTCCATACCCGTATTTCTGGATGTTGCTGCCCCTGCGATTATTATTTCATATGGCATCGGAAGAATCGGCTGTATGCTTTCCGGCGATGGCTGCTGGGGTATAGAAAATCTAAATCCCAAACCTGAATGGCTCTCCTGGCTACCGGAATGGATGTGGGCATTCCGTTTTCCGCATAATGTCATTAATGAAGGTATCGTTATTGACAACTGCACTGCAAAATATTGCAGCATACTCGAAAACCCTGTATTCCCAACGTCTTTTTATGACACCGTACTTTGCACTGTCATTTTTATTTTGTTGTGGTCACTCCGCAAAAAAATAAAAATTCACGGGGCATTGTTTTCATTGATGATTTTTTTAATGGGAGCGCAACGTTTTTTTATGGAAAAAATCCGCGTGAACAACAAATTTAATTTAGTCGGGATACAAATAACGCAGGCAGAAATAATTTCCGCCATACTCATTATATTGAGTATCATTTGCTTCTGGTTTTTTTTCAGAAGAAATAAAAAAATCAGAAAAAATTTGTTCAATAATTGA
- the mtaB gene encoding tRNA (N(6)-L-threonylcarbamoyladenosine(37)-C(2))-methylthiotransferase MtaB, with translation MNFAESSAISQKFIQKGYRLVDFTSTANIYVIHSCMVTQQAERKCIASIRQAQKKNPAACVAVIGCMAELKKERLSKEGTNLLLLGNNSKYDIVDILENKKIFQRNTAETFVPSWSHEGRTRIFFKVQDGCDYFCSYCTIPLARGRSRSATVESTIKNIQDATSGKCNELVLTGINLGDFGRKNSETLLDLLTEIEKFKNIKRIRLSSIEPDLVNDQVIEFILSHPQFMPHFHIPLQSGSDKILKLMKRNYNTGLFAARVEKIKKLIPHACVATDIITGFPGETETEHQETVDFINKTDISYIHVFTYSSRPDTKAEKATQQVGEKIKKMRSRELHQISDDKKNKFYNENIGRECDALFESKIYKGFVLGYTDNYIRVKAKFSEDILNSIRTIKIKSIDNEGICHVDFPESENY, from the coding sequence ATGAACTTTGCAGAATCTTCGGCTATTTCGCAGAAATTCATACAAAAAGGATATCGCCTTGTAGATTTTACTTCCACTGCAAATATTTATGTGATACACTCATGCATGGTGACACAGCAAGCTGAACGTAAATGTATCGCCAGCATACGGCAGGCACAAAAAAAAAATCCGGCAGCTTGTGTGGCCGTTATCGGTTGCATGGCTGAATTAAAAAAAGAAAGGCTGAGCAAAGAAGGGACAAATCTTCTACTGCTCGGCAACAACAGTAAATATGACATCGTTGACATACTTGAAAACAAAAAAATATTTCAAAGAAATACTGCTGAAACCTTTGTCCCTTCGTGGTCGCATGAAGGGCGTACACGTATTTTTTTCAAAGTGCAAGACGGTTGTGATTATTTCTGTTCTTATTGCACCATACCATTGGCAAGAGGCCGTAGCAGAAGTGCCACTGTGGAAAGCACAATAAAAAACATCCAAGATGCCACTTCCGGAAAATGCAACGAACTTGTTCTGACAGGTATCAATCTGGGAGATTTTGGAAGAAAAAATTCCGAAACGCTTTTAGACTTACTTACCGAAATAGAAAAATTTAAAAATATAAAACGTATCCGGCTGTCTTCCATTGAGCCCGACCTTGTAAATGATCAAGTTATTGAATTCATATTATCACATCCGCAGTTTATGCCGCACTTTCATATTCCTTTGCAATCCGGCTCTGATAAAATACTGAAACTGATGAAAAGAAATTACAATACCGGATTGTTTGCAGCAAGAGTTGAAAAAATAAAAAAACTTATCCCTCATGCCTGTGTAGCAACAGATATTATTACAGGCTTCCCCGGGGAAACAGAAACAGAACATCAGGAAACCGTTGACTTTATAAACAAAACGGACATCTCTTATATTCACGTATTCACATACTCTTCCCGTCCGGATACAAAAGCGGAAAAAGCAACACAACAAGTCGGCGAAAAAATAAAGAAAATGAGAAGCAGGGAGTTACACCAAATATCTGACGATAAAAAAAATAAGTTCTATAATGAAAATATTGGCAGGGAATGCGATGCCCTTTTTGAATCAAAAATATATAAAGGCTTTGTTTTAGGCTATACTGATAATTATATAAGGGTAAAAGCAAAATTCTCCGAAGATATTTTAAACTCAATACGAACCATAAAAATCAAATCCATTGACAACGAAGGAATTTGCCATGTGGATTTTCCCGAATCAGAAAACTATTAA
- a CDS encoding T9SS type A sorting domain-containing protein yields MKAYLKYISGILLMLFFMPIQAQTVLSDVTAAEYFIDSDPGYGLATQISITPDSLLNLNELFPVTGLTNGHHILGIRAKDSIGNWGITHVHHFLVDNYTTESEIPDIIKVEYFFDHDSGYCKQISLPITPDSLLALNEIIDISALGNGMHFIGIRAGDAYNNWGITHTYRFYVDNYSNVPISDLTEYEYFFNTEPGIGNATPMTLPADTLWDFSETFDLSALPIGSNFLGIRAKNAFSQYGHTYIHNFTKVAFYEIIATTDTGGTINPPDTVYVDAGNNQLYTITPETGFHILDVAVDDASVGPVATYTFNNVNADHTIHAAFEIDTLTITATASANGTITPAGDVEVQYGDNQSFTFTPDANYYVADVLVDGNSIGVVSNYEFVNVTENHTLHVIFDTDTLIIAATASANGTINPAGDVEVWYGNNQNFTFTPDANYYIADVLVDGNSIGIVSNYEFVNVTEDHTIHVIFDIDTLIITATSSANGTINPAGDVEVQYGSNQSFTFTPDANYYIADVLVDGNSIGIVSNYEFVNVTENHSIHVVFETDAFIYTLPWNLYEIKVYPNPVNEYLCIEFESINPNDFYITLFDYNGNILHKTKLSGTGCLKDRVAVNQYSNGIYFITISDNKTFLAKKKILKL; encoded by the coding sequence ATGAAAGCATATCTTAAGTATATATCAGGTATTCTGCTTATGCTGTTCTTCATGCCAATCCAGGCCCAGACTGTATTGTCGGATGTAACAGCTGCAGAATACTTCATTGATTCCGACCCAGGTTACGGGCTTGCCACTCAGATAAGTATCACACCCGATAGCCTACTCAATCTGAATGAGCTCTTTCCTGTTACCGGCTTAACCAACGGACATCATATTCTCGGCATACGTGCCAAAGACAGCATTGGCAACTGGGGTATTACACATGTTCACCATTTTCTGGTTGATAATTATACTACGGAAAGCGAAATTCCCGATATTATTAAAGTGGAATACTTTTTTGACCATGACAGCGGCTATTGCAAACAAATATCCCTTCCCATTACGCCGGACAGCTTGTTGGCACTGAATGAGATTATTGACATCAGTGCTCTTGGAAATGGTATGCATTTTATTGGTATCCGTGCCGGAGATGCATATAATAACTGGGGCATAACACATACTTATCGTTTTTACGTTGACAATTACAGCAATGTGCCCATATCAGACCTGACTGAGTATGAATATTTTTTCAACACCGAGCCCGGTATAGGAAACGCCACGCCCATGACGCTGCCTGCTGACACGCTCTGGGATTTTTCAGAAACATTTGATTTGTCGGCATTGCCCATAGGAAGCAATTTTCTTGGCATACGGGCAAAAAATGCTTTTTCACAGTACGGCCATACCTACATCCATAATTTTACCAAAGTTGCATTTTATGAAATTATAGCTACAACCGATACAGGAGGAACTATCAACCCTCCCGATACAGTTTATGTTGATGCGGGCAACAACCAGTTATACACTATAACACCGGAAACAGGTTTTCATATATTAGATGTTGCTGTTGATGACGCAAGTGTCGGCCCTGTTGCTACCTATACATTTAATAATGTAAACGCCGACCACACCATACATGCAGCTTTTGAAATTGACACACTGACCATAACGGCAACAGCTAGTGCAAACGGAACAATAACCCCCGCAGGGGATGTGGAAGTTCAGTACGGTGATAACCAAAGTTTTACTTTTACTCCGGATGCAAACTACTATGTCGCTGATGTGTTGGTTGACGGAAACAGTATAGGCGTTGTTTCAAATTATGAATTTGTGAATGTTACTGAAAATCACACCCTGCATGTAATTTTTGACACGGATACGCTGATAATAGCTGCAACAGCTAGTGCAAACGGAACTATAAACCCCGCAGGGGATGTGGAGGTTTGGTATGGTAACAACCAAAATTTTACTTTTACACCGGATGCTAACTACTATATTGCTGATGTGTTGGTTGACGGAAACAGCATAGGTATCGTTTCCAACTATGAATTTGTGAATGTTACCGAAGACCACACCATACATGTAATTTTTGATATTGATACACTGATAATAACCGCTACATCAAGTGCAAATGGAACTATAAATCCTGCAGGGGATGTGGAAGTTCAGTACGGCAGCAACCAAAGTTTTACTTTTACTCCGGATGCTAACTACTATATTGCTGATGTGTTGGTTGACGGAAACAGCATAGGTATCGTTTCCAACTATGAATTTGTGAATGTTACCGAAAATCATAGCATACATGTTGTTTTTGAAACAGATGCTTTTATTTATACTTTACCGTGGAATTTATATGAAATAAAAGTTTATCCCAATCCGGTAAATGAATACTTATGTATAGAATTTGAAAGTATAAATCCTAACGACTTCTATATTACCTTGTTTGATTATAATGGGAATATACTGCACAAAACTAAATTGTCGGGAACAGGCTGCCTTAAAGATAGAGTTGCTGTTAATCAATACAGCAATGGAATATATTTTATAACAATTTCTGACAATAAAACATTTCTGGCAAAAAAGAAAATATTAAAACTATAG
- a CDS encoding DnaJ domain-containing protein, translating to MAVIDYYKILGISHHALPHEIKKAYKEKARKYHPDVYHGKDSVEIFQLLNTAYHTLIDPALRKRYDFELKYPGSHKVNTDPRFRHPADASYYQRSTHQPPAYPKHYARNIRRLNRFILYSIVGILCLGIIYGMIDLILNFNFIGLLFSMISLAILIIGVRIVRREKKSQGKY from the coding sequence ATGGCGGTTATTGATTATTATAAAATATTAGGGATATCACACCACGCATTACCCCATGAAATAAAAAAAGCATACAAAGAAAAAGCCCGCAAATATCATCCTGACGTTTATCACGGTAAAGACTCGGTTGAAATTTTTCAGTTGTTAAATACAGCTTATCACACCCTGATTGACCCCGCATTGAGAAAACGCTATGATTTTGAGCTGAAATACCCCGGGTCACATAAAGTAAACACCGACCCCCGCTTCCGGCATCCTGCAGATGCCAGCTATTACCAGCGCAGTACGCATCAACCCCCGGCATACCCAAAACACTATGCACGTAATATCCGGAGATTAAACAGATTTATACTTTATTCTATTGTAGGGATACTTTGCCTAGGTATCATATACGGAATGATTGACCTGATTCTCAATTTTAATTTTATAGGGCTTTTGTTTAGTATGATTTCACTGGCAATTCTTATTATTGGGGTGAGAATCGTTAGGCGTGAAAAAAAATCGCAGGGCAAATACTGA